From Lycium ferocissimum isolate CSIRO_LF1 chromosome 12, AGI_CSIRO_Lferr_CH_V1, whole genome shotgun sequence, one genomic window encodes:
- the LOC132039369 gene encoding 21 kDa seed protein-like, producing MLPLFSLAFLFSLATSTNDAPNQLSSVVRDTDGRPLKSNTRYFIHSACWGEGGGGLLLLNLGDQEQNRCPTSVVQSLTDTYNGLGAYFKPKDPKQQEILESSPVNIKFNTRGYLCANWTVLKVDSYPKPAHNYTISAGAKLGNPLDENSWFQIKSLGGSAYKLVFCPHEVENCIDTGIGDLRGYRRLALAEDAWPFVFIKDDQYGKADE from the coding sequence ATGTTACCCTTGTTTTCCCTAGCGTTCCTTTTTAGCTTAGCAACTTCCACAAATGATGCTCCAAACCAGCTATCGAGTGTTGTACGCGATACAGATGGTCGTCCCCTCAAGAGCAATACTAGGTACTTCATTCATTCAGCTTGTTGGGGAGAAGGCGGCGGAGGTCTACTGCTTCTTAATCTTGGAGATCAAGAACAAAACCGTTGTCCCACATCGGTGGTGCAATCCCTTACTGACACCTACAATGGTCTTGGAGCCTACTTCAAGCCTAAAGATCCCAAACAACAGGAGATTCTGGAATCCTCTCCGGTAAACATCAAGTTCAATACTCGTGGTTATTTATGTGCTAACTGGACTGTGTTGAAGGTCGACAGCTACCCTAAACCCGCGCATAACTACACCATAAGCGCGGGTGCAAAGTTGGGAAATCCTCTTGACGAGAACAGCTGGTTTCAGATTAAGTCTCTTGGTGGTTCGGCCTACAAGCTAGTCTTCTGTCCCCATGAAGTGGAGAATTGCATTGATACTGGCATCGGCGATCTACGTGGATATAGGCGTTTGGCTCTTGCAGAGGATGCCTGGCCCTTTGTGTTCATAAAGGACGATCAATATGGTAAGGCCGACGAATAA